Proteins from one Clostridia bacterium genomic window:
- the rsmI gene encoding 16S rRNA (cytidine(1402)-2'-O)-methyltransferase — MNGVLYLVATPIGNLSDISERALEVLKMSDFVAAEDTRHTLKLLNHFGIKKPMISYYEHNKLQRGEIIIAKIAEGETCALVTDAGTPAISDPGEDLVRQCAEAGIDVIPVPGPCAFVQALIVSGLPTGRFSFEGFLSVTKNSRKEHLESVKTLPHTLIFYEAPHKLLTTLKDLLSALGNRKIAVVREITKIHEEVLRTDISGALAHFEENPPKGEFVLVVEGYTASIEDVQTISEEMILEKAQALMDAGMSKKDAAKETAAFYNLPKNSVYKLLHS; from the coding sequence ATGAATGGCGTTTTATATTTGGTAGCAACCCCCATCGGCAACCTTTCGGATATTTCGGAACGGGCGTTGGAGGTGCTGAAAATGTCGGATTTTGTCGCCGCGGAGGACACGAGGCACACCTTAAAGCTACTCAATCATTTCGGCATCAAAAAGCCGATGATCAGCTACTATGAACATAACAAGCTCCAACGGGGTGAAATCATTATAGCCAAAATAGCAGAGGGCGAAACCTGCGCGCTGGTAACCGATGCAGGCACCCCTGCCATTTCCGACCCCGGCGAGGATCTGGTACGTCAATGTGCCGAAGCCGGCATAGATGTCATTCCCGTCCCGGGTCCCTGTGCATTTGTGCAGGCGCTTATCGTTTCGGGTCTGCCCACCGGAAGATTTTCATTTGAAGGATTTCTTTCGGTAACCAAAAACTCCAGAAAAGAGCATTTGGAAAGCGTTAAAACCCTTCCCCACACATTGATTTTTTACGAAGCACCTCACAAATTACTGACCACCTTAAAGGATTTGCTGTCTGCCCTTGGCAACCGCAAAATCGCGGTTGTGCGTGAAATCACAAAGATTCACGAAGAGGTGTTGCGCACCGATATTTCGGGTGCATTGGCACATTTTGAAGAAAATCCCCCGAAGGGCGAGTTTGTTCTGGTGGTAGAAGGCTACACCGCATCTATAGAAGATGTACAAACTATTTCCGAGGAAATGATTTTAGAAAAAGCGCAAGCCCTTATGGATGCAGGCATGAGCAAAAAGGATGCCGCAAAAGAAACCGCCGCCTTTTATAATCTGCCCAAAAACAGCGTGTATAAGCTTTTGCACAGCTGA
- a CDS encoding tRNA1(Val) (adenine(37)-N6)-methyltransferase, whose translation MSLRLDDLGVGNLKIWQDKDLFCFGTDAVLLANFVCPKPKDTILDIGTGNGIIPLLLTAKCNAKKITGLEIQPESASLAQKNVEYNSLTDKIEIKEGDIKDVSLFPAASFSYITCNPPYKPAGTGLKNPSSPLAIARHEVLCTLEDIIKRSAYLLQSKGKLALVHKPERAAQIIYLMKENRIEPKRILTVYPRENTAPCLILIEGMKDGNEGLKWETPLTVYDQNGVYTAHCSALYQKTKENQS comes from the coding sequence ATGAGCTTACGGTTAGACGACCTTGGGGTCGGAAATTTAAAAATCTGGCAGGACAAGGATTTGTTTTGCTTCGGCACCGACGCGGTGCTTTTAGCAAATTTTGTTTGTCCAAAGCCGAAAGATACCATCTTAGATATCGGCACGGGCAACGGCATTATTCCGCTTTTGCTGACCGCAAAATGCAATGCAAAAAAAATCACAGGGCTTGAAATTCAACCCGAGTCCGCTTCCCTCGCCCAAAAAAATGTAGAATACAACAGCCTTACAGATAAAATTGAAATCAAAGAGGGGGACATAAAAGATGTTTCTCTTTTTCCCGCCGCCTCTTTTTCCTATATAACCTGCAACCCACCGTATAAGCCGGCAGGAACAGGGCTGAAAAATCCGTCCTCTCCCCTTGCAATTGCACGACATGAGGTGCTTTGCACTTTAGAGGACATTATCAAGCGGAGCGCATACCTTTTGCAATCCAAGGGCAAGCTGGCTTTAGTCCACAAGCCCGAGCGTGCCGCACAAATTATATATTTAATGAAAGAAAACCGTATTGAACCCAAACGGATTTTAACGGTATATCCCAGAGAAAACACTGCACCCTGCCTGATTTTAATTGAGGGCATGAAAGACGGGAACGAGGGTTTAAAGTGGGAAACGCCGCTTACGGTATACGACCAAAACGGCGTATACACCGCTCATTGCAGTGCATTGTATCAGAAAACAAAGGAGAATCAGTCATGA